In a genomic window of Pseudomonas oryzihabitans:
- the aztA gene encoding zinc ABC transporter ATP-binding protein AztA produces MSAAVELQDLTLAYQRHPAIHHLNGHFATGSLTAIVGPNGAGKSTLLKAIAGTLRPVSGRIKRAVSQRRLGYLPQAAEIDRSFPLSVLETVVLGAWQTVGSWRGVSAAQREEARQALRAVGLDGLEERLVGTLSSGQFQRVLFARLLLQDAPVLLLDEPFTAIDARTTADLLTIVRRWHGQGRTVIAVLHDLDQVRQHFPETLLLAREAIAWGDTAQVLIAENLAKARNLAEYWDADSAICERV; encoded by the coding sequence ATGAGTGCCGCCGTCGAATTGCAGGATTTGACCCTGGCCTATCAGCGGCATCCTGCCATCCACCATCTGAACGGCCACTTCGCCACCGGCAGCCTCACCGCCATCGTGGGTCCCAACGGCGCCGGCAAATCCACCTTGCTCAAGGCTATCGCCGGCACCCTGCGCCCGGTCAGCGGCCGGATCAAGCGAGCGGTCTCGCAACGGCGTCTGGGATATCTGCCACAGGCCGCGGAAATCGACCGCAGTTTTCCACTGAGCGTACTGGAGACCGTGGTTCTGGGCGCGTGGCAGACGGTGGGAAGCTGGCGCGGGGTCAGCGCCGCCCAGCGTGAAGAGGCACGCCAAGCCCTACGCGCGGTTGGTCTCGACGGGCTCGAAGAGCGACTGGTGGGCACCCTTTCCTCCGGCCAGTTCCAGCGGGTCCTGTTCGCCCGGCTGCTCTTGCAGGATGCACCGGTGCTGCTGCTCGACGAGCCCTTCACCGCCATCGACGCCCGCACGACGGCCGACCTCCTGACCATCGTCCGCCGCTGGCACGGCCAGGGTCGCACGGTGATCGCCGTCCTGCATGACCTGGATCAGGTTCGCCAGCATTTTCCCGAAACCTTGCTGCTGGCCCGGGAGGCCATCGCCTGGGGCGATACCGCCCAGGTACTGATTGCCGAGAACCTGGCCAAGGCACGCAATCTCGCCGAGTACTGGGACGCCGACTCGGCGATCTGTGAGCGCGTATGA
- a CDS encoding metal ABC transporter permease — protein sequence MTLYQLLFEPFVEFGFMRRALVACLALALGAGPVGVLLMLRRMSLVGDAMSHAVLPGAALGFMVAGLSLPAMGIGGLLAGLLVAGLAGLVSRFTSQREDASFASFYLISLAAGVLIVSLHGSSVDLLHVLFGTILAIDATALYLVAGIATLSLLMLAVIYRPLALECFDPGFLRAVGGRGSLYHLLFLLLVVLNLVAGFQALGTLMAVGLMMLPATAARFWASSLPGLMAVASLIASLSGLVGLVLSYHLGYASGPAIVLTAGACYLFSLLFGRLGLYRRLRPPPHLTH from the coding sequence ATGACCCTCTATCAGCTGCTGTTCGAGCCCTTCGTGGAATTCGGCTTCATGCGCCGGGCCCTGGTGGCCTGCCTGGCCCTGGCCCTCGGGGCCGGTCCGGTGGGGGTGCTGCTGATGCTGCGCCGCATGAGCCTGGTGGGCGACGCCATGAGCCATGCCGTGCTGCCAGGTGCGGCCCTGGGCTTCATGGTCGCCGGGCTTTCGTTGCCCGCCATGGGCATCGGCGGCCTGCTCGCGGGTCTCCTGGTGGCGGGCCTGGCCGGGCTGGTCAGCCGCTTCACCAGCCAGCGCGAGGATGCCAGTTTCGCCAGCTTCTACCTGATATCCCTGGCCGCCGGGGTGCTGATCGTGTCGTTGCACGGCTCCAGTGTCGATCTACTGCACGTGCTGTTCGGCACCATCCTCGCCATCGACGCCACGGCCCTGTACCTGGTCGCCGGCATCGCCACCCTGTCGCTGCTGATGCTGGCGGTGATCTATCGGCCGCTGGCCCTGGAATGCTTCGATCCGGGCTTCCTCCGCGCGGTGGGCGGTCGCGGCTCGCTCTACCACCTGCTGTTCCTCTTGCTGGTGGTGCTCAATCTGGTCGCGGGCTTCCAGGCGCTCGGCACCCTCATGGCCGTGGGCCTGATGATGCTGCCCGCCACCGCCGCGCGCTTCTGGGCCAGCAGCCTGCCCGGACTGATGGCCGTGGCGAGCCTGATCGCCAGCCTGAGCGGTCTGGTCGGCCTGGTGCTCTCCTATCACCTGGGTTACGCCTCGGGCCCCGCCATCGTCCTCACCGCCGGCGCCTGCTACCTCTTCTCCCTGCTGTTCGGTCGCTTGGGCCTCTACCGCCGACTGCGTCCACCTCCCCACCTCACGCACTGA
- a CDS encoding DUF3253 domain-containing protein translates to MTTAKPTDAQLREALLAKARTRRPGATFCPSEVARELAADWRPLMEPLRLAARELAREGRLRVSQKGEALHPAAPWHGPIRLSLA, encoded by the coding sequence ATGACCACCGCCAAGCCGACCGACGCACAGCTCCGCGAGGCCTTGCTCGCCAAGGCGCGCACGCGCCGCCCAGGTGCCACCTTCTGTCCTTCGGAGGTCGCCCGTGAGCTGGCGGCGGATTGGCGACCGCTGATGGAGCCGCTGCGCCTGGCTGCCCGTGAATTGGCGCGCGAGGGACGCCTGCGGGTGAGCCAGAAGGGCGAAGCCTTGCATCCCGCCGCGCCCTGGCATGGCCCGATCCGATTAAGTTTGGCTTAA
- a CDS encoding AI-2E family transporter: MKSARLENKTFLILLVVVSLAFVWILTPFLGAVFWGAILAILFAPLQRWFVRRFNNRRNLGALCTLFVILLIVILPVVFIAISLVQEGALLYQQISSGQLNFGQYYQQVWGALPDSVRSVLERFGAGDLEGIRQKLSEGAMQGSQFVATQAFSFGQGTFQFLIGFGVMLYLLFFLLRDGSQLVALIRKAIPLSDMHKRSLMAKFTAVVRATVKGNIIVAVVQGALGGFILGVLGVQGAVLWGTLMAFLSLLPAVGSALIWVPVAIYFLATGSVLKGVILIVFAVVVIGLVDNLLRPILVGKDTKMPDYVVLISTIGGMSLFGLNGFVIGPLIAALFMSTWDLFSHRDDI, translated from the coding sequence ATGAAAAGCGCTCGGCTGGAAAACAAGACGTTCCTGATCCTGCTGGTGGTGGTCTCGCTCGCCTTCGTCTGGATCCTCACGCCCTTCCTGGGCGCGGTGTTCTGGGGGGCGATCCTCGCCATCCTCTTCGCACCGTTGCAGCGCTGGTTCGTCAGGCGTTTCAACAACCGCCGTAACCTCGGCGCGCTCTGTACCCTGTTCGTGATCCTGCTCATCGTCATCCTGCCGGTGGTGTTCATCGCCATCTCCCTGGTGCAGGAAGGCGCGCTGCTCTATCAGCAGATCAGTAGTGGTCAGCTCAATTTCGGCCAGTACTACCAGCAGGTCTGGGGCGCGCTGCCGGACTCGGTGCGCAGCGTGCTGGAGCGCTTCGGTGCCGGTGACCTGGAAGGCATCCGCCAGAAGCTCTCCGAAGGCGCCATGCAGGGCAGTCAGTTCGTCGCCACCCAGGCCTTCAGCTTCGGCCAGGGAACCTTCCAGTTCCTCATCGGCTTCGGCGTGATGCTCTACCTGCTGTTCTTCCTGTTGCGCGATGGCTCCCAACTGGTGGCGCTGATCCGCAAGGCCATACCGCTGAGCGACATGCATAAGCGCAGCCTGATGGCCAAGTTCACTGCGGTGGTACGGGCCACGGTGAAGGGCAACATCATCGTCGCCGTGGTGCAGGGTGCCCTGGGGGGCTTCATTCTCGGGGTGCTGGGCGTGCAGGGGGCGGTGCTCTGGGGCACTTTGATGGCCTTCCTCTCGCTACTGCCCGCGGTCGGCTCGGCGCTCATCTGGGTACCGGTGGCGATCTACTTCCTGGCCACCGGTTCGGTGCTCAAGGGCGTGATCCTGATCGTCTTCGCCGTGGTGGTGATCGGCCTGGTGGACAACCTGCTGCGCCCGATCCTGGTCGGCAAGGACACCAAGATGCCCGACTATGTGGTGCTGATCTCCACCATCGGCGGCATGTCGCTGTTCGGTCTCAACGGCTTCGTGATCGGTCCGTTGATCGCCGCGCTGTTCATGTCGACCTGGGATTTGTTCAGCCACCGCGACGATATCTAA
- a CDS encoding ATP-binding protein has translation MRSIQARLRLGLVAILLVAGLVLVLGGAWLVDHALRRYLETGLRSETENLLAALVRGPHRLQLDEGRLGNLYTRPLSGRYFLIEIPALDIRWRSRSLWDAQLDIPASQGMADSLAAGPSGQRLLTYRADYQRYGQQVRVIVADDYNPLLTSLLRILGLGALLGLATLLLVLLLQRLIVRRALRPLDQVREQIAQLHQGRRSALDPEVPVELEPLVNEMNALLRHTEDGLRRARHGIGNLGHALKTPLAVLLSLTERPELQGSPELQATLREQLERIRARLERELRRARLAGEALPGAYLEMNELRELCQLLGRVHGEHLCLDCQLPSAARLPWDREDLLELFGNLLDNACKWARSRVRLTVEVREEGYWIAVDDDGPGVPQAERLAILERGTRLDEAVAGHGLGLGIVSDIVTACGGELQLMESLWGGLRAAVHLPRPHRSP, from the coding sequence TTGAGGTCGATCCAGGCCCGGTTGCGGCTCGGTCTGGTCGCCATCCTGCTGGTGGCGGGATTGGTGCTGGTGCTCGGCGGCGCCTGGCTGGTGGACCACGCCTTACGCCGCTACCTGGAAACCGGTCTGCGCAGTGAGACCGAGAATCTGCTGGCTGCCTTGGTGCGCGGCCCTCACAGGCTGCAACTGGACGAGGGGCGCCTGGGTAATCTCTATACCCGGCCACTGTCCGGGCGCTACTTCCTCATCGAAATCCCGGCGCTGGACATCCGCTGGCGTTCACGCTCGCTCTGGGATGCCCAGCTCGACATCCCGGCCAGCCAGGGAATGGCCGACAGCCTCGCCGCTGGCCCCAGTGGCCAGCGCCTGCTCACCTATCGAGCCGATTACCAGCGCTATGGTCAGCAGGTGAGGGTAATCGTGGCCGACGACTACAATCCACTGCTGACGAGTCTGCTGCGCATCCTCGGTCTCGGTGCGCTGCTGGGGCTGGCGACGCTGCTGCTGGTGCTGCTGTTGCAGCGGCTCATCGTCCGTCGTGCGCTACGGCCCTTGGATCAGGTCCGCGAGCAAATCGCTCAGTTGCATCAGGGCCGGCGCTCGGCGTTGGATCCCGAGGTGCCGGTAGAACTGGAGCCCTTGGTCAACGAGATGAATGCCCTGCTGCGGCATACCGAGGACGGTCTGCGCCGGGCGCGGCACGGTATCGGTAACCTCGGCCATGCGCTGAAGACGCCGTTGGCGGTACTGTTGAGCCTGACCGAGCGACCCGAGCTGCAAGGTTCTCCTGAGCTACAGGCCACCCTGCGCGAGCAACTGGAGCGGATCCGCGCCCGTCTGGAGCGCGAGTTGCGCCGGGCGCGCCTGGCCGGGGAGGCTCTGCCGGGTGCCTATCTGGAAATGAACGAACTGCGCGAGCTTTGCCAACTGCTCGGGCGGGTGCACGGCGAGCACCTGTGCCTGGATTGTCAGCTGCCGAGCGCAGCGCGCCTGCCCTGGGATCGCGAGGACCTGCTGGAGCTGTTCGGCAATCTGCTGGACAACGCCTGTAAGTGGGCGCGTAGCCGGGTGCGCCTGACCGTGGAGGTGCGGGAGGAGGGCTATTGGATCGCGGTCGACGATGACGGCCCCGGAGTGCCCCAGGCAGAGCGCCTGGCCATTCTCGAGCGCGGGACACGACTCGACGAGGCGGTCGCCGGACATGGCCTGGGTCTGGGAATCGTGAGCGATATCGTCACGGCCTGTGGCGGCGAGCTGCAATTGATGGAAAGCCTCTGGGGCGGCCTTCGGGCAGCCGTCCACCTGCCGAGACCACACCGATCGCCCTGA
- a CDS encoding PepSY domain-containing protein translates to MGSGTRRHHWRSPEKPARQLSLILAGLILLGGASSLVQARDLDQDEALKLRKEGVIRPLETLLQKVNERYPTARLLEAELEEEDGQYRYEIEILVGDGVRELEIGAMDGAIMKDEVDD, encoded by the coding sequence ATGGGATCTGGAACTCGACGCCACCACTGGCGAAGTCCTGAAAAACCAGCGCGACAACTGAGTCTCATCCTGGCCGGGCTGATCCTGCTCGGCGGTGCCAGCTCGCTGGTCCAGGCGCGCGACCTGGACCAGGACGAGGCCCTCAAGTTGCGCAAGGAAGGCGTGATCCGGCCCCTGGAAACCCTGTTGCAGAAGGTCAACGAGCGCTATCCCACGGCACGGCTGCTGGAGGCCGAATTGGAAGAGGAAGACGGGCAGTATCGCTACGAGATCGAAATTCTCGTTGGCGATGGTGTCCGCGAACTGGAAATCGGCGCGATGGATGGCGCCATCATGAAGGACGAGGTGGACGACTAG
- a CDS encoding PepSY domain-containing protein, with protein sequence MKKLTAIATAAFLLTGVGVAQARDLGPDEALKLRDSGKIKSFEVLNQAAIAKHPGSTTHDTELEEEYGRYIYQLELRDPQGVKWDLELDATTGEVLKNQRDN encoded by the coding sequence ATGAAAAAGCTGACCGCCATTGCCACTGCCGCCTTCCTGCTGACCGGTGTGGGCGTCGCCCAGGCCCGCGACCTCGGCCCCGACGAAGCCCTCAAACTGCGTGACAGCGGCAAGATCAAGAGTTTCGAGGTGCTCAACCAGGCCGCCATCGCCAAGCATCCGGGGTCGACCACCCACGACACCGAGCTGGAAGAAGAGTACGGCCGCTACATCTACCAACTGGAACTACGTGACCCCCAAGGTGTGAAATGGGATCTGGAACTCGACGCCACCACTGGCGAAGTCCTGAAAAACCAGCGCGACAACTGA
- a CDS encoding vWA domain-containing protein, translating to MGRTAGGRQGARTLGEKGAIAWLPTLLRGRPRRAADLVRQPRSRRPAQLWLVILDHSASTRRHGALAQAKGLLADWFEQAYRQRVRVAVLQAAGDQPEWSFQGQRSGQALQVWLDTLGAGGGTPLLAGLEEARTWLEGRRRRHPGEECQLLLVTDGRLWELAGLAVPACRTLVLDIELGPVRLGRATELARRLGAEYRHLEEVPEI from the coding sequence GTGGGCAGGACCGCGGGTGGCCGTCAGGGTGCCCGCACCTTGGGCGAAAAGGGCGCCATCGCCTGGCTACCGACCCTGTTGCGCGGTCGTCCGCGGCGGGCTGCCGATTTGGTCCGTCAGCCGCGCAGCCGCCGTCCGGCCCAACTCTGGCTGGTGATTCTCGACCATTCCGCCTCCACCCGCCGCCATGGCGCCCTGGCCCAGGCCAAGGGCCTCTTGGCCGATTGGTTCGAGCAGGCCTATCGCCAACGGGTAAGGGTCGCGGTACTCCAGGCCGCCGGCGACCAGCCGGAGTGGTCCTTCCAGGGGCAGCGCAGTGGTCAGGCGCTACAGGTCTGGCTGGATACCTTGGGGGCGGGCGGTGGAACTCCGTTGCTCGCCGGGCTGGAGGAGGCCCGAACGTGGCTCGAGGGGCGTCGACGTCGCCACCCTGGGGAGGAATGCCAGCTATTGCTGGTCACCGATGGTCGGCTGTGGGAGCTGGCGGGACTGGCGGTGCCCGCTTGCCGGACCCTGGTACTGGATATCGAGCTGGGACCGGTTCGGCTGGGGCGGGCTACGGAGCTCGCCCGACGTCTGGGAGCGGAGTACCGGCACCTGGAAGAGGTGCCGGAGATCTAG
- a CDS encoding ATP-binding protein: MTAPVFPLAAVVGAEPLKLALCLNAIDPRIGGVLIEGPRGMAKSTLARGLADLLGGGPFVTLPLGASEERIVGTLDLDAALGEGRARFAPGVLAAADGGVLYVDEVNLLPDHLVDLLLDVAASGVNRVERDGISHEHAARFLLVGTMNPEEGELRPQLLDRFGFALALDSRPAPRERAEILRRRLAFDSDPAAFVARWATAQAELRQRCAQARARLASIPLDDVALDAITEGCHQAGVDGLRADLVWLRAARAHAAWRGSAAIENADIAAVADFALRHRRRDSADPSVIIPPLNGEAPSSTSEQESGNQKGGGDAESPGGEGDAWGALAPEPMASGPRRRLDVAKKP; the protein is encoded by the coding sequence ATGACCGCCCCTGTCTTTCCCCTGGCCGCCGTGGTTGGCGCGGAGCCCTTGAAGCTGGCGCTGTGCCTGAACGCCATCGACCCCCGTATCGGCGGGGTGCTGATCGAGGGGCCGCGCGGCATGGCCAAGTCCACCCTGGCCCGCGGCCTGGCCGATCTGCTCGGCGGGGGCCCCTTCGTCACCCTGCCGCTGGGCGCCAGCGAAGAGCGCATCGTCGGCACCTTGGACCTGGACGCTGCTCTCGGTGAGGGCCGGGCGCGCTTCGCCCCCGGGGTGCTGGCCGCCGCCGACGGCGGGGTGCTCTATGTCGACGAGGTCAACCTGCTGCCGGATCATCTGGTGGATCTGCTGCTGGACGTGGCCGCCAGCGGCGTCAACCGGGTGGAGCGCGATGGCATCTCCCACGAGCACGCTGCCCGTTTCCTGCTGGTGGGCACCATGAATCCGGAAGAGGGCGAGTTGCGCCCGCAGTTGCTCGACCGCTTCGGCTTCGCCCTGGCGCTGGATAGTCGTCCGGCGCCGCGTGAAAGAGCCGAGATCCTGCGCCGGCGGCTGGCCTTCGATAGCGATCCCGCGGCCTTCGTCGCTCGGTGGGCGACGGCTCAGGCGGAGTTGCGCCAGCGCTGCGCCCAGGCGCGCGCGCGCCTCGCCAGCATTCCCCTGGATGACGTCGCGCTGGACGCCATCACCGAGGGCTGCCATCAGGCCGGTGTCGATGGCTTGCGGGCGGACCTCGTCTGGCTGCGCGCGGCGCGGGCCCATGCCGCCTGGCGCGGCAGTGCTGCCATCGAAAACGCCGACATCGCCGCCGTAGCCGACTTCGCCCTGCGGCATCGTCGCCGAGATTCAGCCGACCCTTCGGTAATAATACCACCCCTGAATGGTGAGGCTCCTTCCTCAACTTCGGAGCAGGAGTCAGGTAATCAAAAGGGCGGGGGCGACGCCGAAAGTCCCGGCGGTGAAGGCGATGCCTGGGGCGCCCTGGCCCCCGAACCGATGGCGAGTGGTCCGCGGCGCCGGCTGGACGTGGCAAAAAAGCCCTAG
- a CDS encoding metal ABC transporter substrate-binding protein → MKSLFSLGAALLLAIAGQAQAAEPIKAVATFTVIADVVKQVGGDHVQVTSLVGPNGDPHAYEPTPADAQALKQADVVFMSGLHMEGWMDRLIKASGQARPPVILSEGIKTREMAEDEDGHDDHDHEHGVDPHVWNNPLNVVVYTRNVVKALSQIDPTDAAVYKANGDRYIAKLEALDRYAREQIAQVPKARRKVLTSHDAFGYFGDAYGVQFISPLGISTEAEASAQDVGKLIRQIKKEHVTTYFFENSNDPRLVQQIAKASGAQPGGELYVEALSPANGPAPTYADMFRYNVDTMVKAMKAGH, encoded by the coding sequence ATGAAATCCCTATTTTCACTAGGCGCCGCCCTGCTGCTCGCCATCGCCGGCCAAGCGCAGGCGGCGGAACCGATCAAGGCCGTCGCCACCTTCACCGTGATCGCCGATGTGGTCAAGCAGGTGGGCGGCGACCACGTCCAGGTGACCTCCCTGGTCGGCCCCAACGGTGACCCCCACGCCTATGAGCCCACCCCTGCCGATGCCCAGGCACTCAAGCAGGCCGACGTGGTGTTCATGAGCGGCCTGCACATGGAGGGCTGGATGGATCGGCTGATCAAGGCCTCCGGCCAGGCTCGCCCGCCAGTGATCCTCAGCGAGGGCATCAAGACGCGGGAGATGGCAGAAGACGAAGACGGTCATGACGACCACGATCATGAGCATGGCGTCGATCCCCATGTCTGGAACAACCCGCTGAACGTGGTCGTCTACACCCGCAACGTGGTGAAGGCGCTGTCCCAGATCGACCCGACCGATGCCGCCGTCTACAAGGCCAATGGCGATCGCTACATCGCCAAGCTCGAAGCCCTGGACCGTTATGCTCGCGAACAGATTGCCCAGGTGCCCAAGGCACGGCGCAAGGTCCTGACTTCCCACGATGCCTTCGGTTACTTCGGCGATGCCTACGGGGTGCAGTTCATCTCGCCGCTGGGCATCTCCACCGAAGCCGAGGCCTCGGCCCAGGACGTCGGCAAGCTGATCCGCCAGATCAAGAAGGAGCATGTCACGACTTATTTCTTCGAGAACTCCAACGACCCGCGCCTGGTGCAACAGATCGCCAAGGCCAGTGGTGCCCAGCCGGGTGGCGAACTCTACGTGGAAGCCCTATCCCCGGCCAACGGCCCCGCGCCGACCTATGCCGACATGTTCCGCTACAACGTGGATACTATGGTGAAGGCGATGAAAGCAGGGCATTGA
- a CDS encoding response regulator transcription factor → MRLLLVEDDVALADEISAFLARQGYAVDWLADGRDAAWQGAQEPYDLIVLDLGLPGRPGLEVLREWRAADLATPVLILTARDSWAERIEGLKAGADDYLTKPFHPEELGLRIAALLRRVRGVTNQPLLQSAGLALDEARQCVVRGNETIELSAAEFRLLRCFLLHPGQILSKTRLNDHLYDGESERDSNVIEVHVNHLRRKLGRDVIETRRGQGYRLGGVD, encoded by the coding sequence ATGCGCCTGTTGTTGGTGGAAGACGACGTAGCCCTGGCCGACGAGATCTCGGCGTTTCTCGCTCGCCAGGGCTATGCCGTGGACTGGCTCGCCGATGGTCGCGATGCCGCTTGGCAAGGTGCCCAGGAGCCCTATGACCTCATCGTACTCGACCTCGGCCTGCCCGGCCGGCCGGGTCTGGAGGTACTCAGGGAGTGGCGCGCAGCCGACCTGGCCACCCCGGTGCTGATCCTCACCGCCCGTGACAGCTGGGCCGAGCGCATCGAGGGGCTGAAGGCGGGCGCCGACGACTATCTCACTAAACCCTTTCATCCCGAGGAGCTCGGCCTGCGCATCGCCGCCTTGCTGCGACGGGTGAGGGGTGTGACCAACCAGCCGCTGCTGCAGTCCGCCGGGCTGGCGTTGGACGAGGCGCGCCAATGCGTGGTCCGAGGCAACGAAACCATCGAGCTGAGCGCCGCGGAATTCCGCCTCTTGCGCTGCTTCTTGCTGCATCCCGGCCAGATCCTCTCCAAGACCCGCCTCAACGACCATTTGTACGACGGCGAGAGCGAACGTGACTCCAACGTCATCGAGGTGCATGTCAATCACCTGCGGCGCAAGCTGGGTCGTGACGTGATCGAGACGCGCCGTGGCCAGGGTTATCGCCTGGGCGGTGTCGATTGA
- a CDS encoding DNA topoisomerase IB produces the protein MQRLAQTDLPAPTDERDDTGTALCTPLPPDLNYVDDRQPGLSRRKLRGKWTYFTADGERIRDQAEVERINKLAIPPAYTDVWICPDANGHLQATGRDARGRKQYRYHPRWREIRDTDKYERMLAFGQALPKLRQRVEEDLNRRGLCREKVMATVISLLDATLIRVGNAQYAKSNKSYGLTTLRNRHAEVHGSTIAFHFRGKSGVEHDVKVSDPRLARTVKKCLELPGQHLFQYVDAEGERHTVTSSDVNAYLHELTGAEFTAKDYRTWAGSALALEALRELRCETQTEAKKELVDMVKAVSRTLGNTPAVCRKCYIHPGVLDAFLAGDLGTLPRPRKRKGLKEEEVLLLNFLQRLEQRVAQTQAA, from the coding sequence ATGCAACGCCTCGCCCAGACCGATCTACCCGCCCCCACCGATGAGCGTGACGACACCGGTACCGCCCTTTGCACCCCCTTGCCACCCGATCTCAACTACGTCGACGACCGCCAACCCGGCCTCAGCCGGCGCAAGCTGCGTGGCAAGTGGACCTACTTCACCGCGGACGGCGAGCGCATCCGCGACCAGGCAGAGGTGGAGCGGATCAACAAGCTGGCCATCCCCCCGGCCTATACCGATGTCTGGATTTGCCCGGACGCCAATGGCCATCTCCAGGCCACGGGTCGCGACGCCCGCGGTCGCAAGCAGTATCGCTACCATCCGCGCTGGCGCGAGATTCGCGACACTGACAAGTACGAGCGGATGCTCGCCTTCGGCCAAGCCTTGCCGAAGCTGCGCCAGCGCGTGGAAGAAGACCTCAATCGCCGCGGTCTATGCCGGGAAAAGGTCATGGCCACGGTGATCAGCCTGCTGGATGCCACCCTGATCCGGGTCGGCAACGCCCAGTACGCCAAGAGCAACAAATCCTATGGCCTCACCACCCTGCGTAACCGGCATGCCGAGGTGCATGGCAGCACCATCGCCTTCCACTTCCGCGGCAAGAGCGGGGTGGAACACGATGTGAAGGTGAGCGATCCCCGCCTGGCGCGGACCGTGAAGAAGTGCCTGGAGCTTCCCGGCCAGCACCTGTTCCAGTACGTGGATGCCGAGGGCGAACGGCATACGGTGACCTCCTCCGACGTCAATGCCTACCTCCACGAGCTGACCGGCGCCGAATTCACCGCCAAGGACTATCGCACCTGGGCTGGTAGCGCCCTGGCGCTGGAGGCCTTGCGCGAGTTGCGTTGTGAGACCCAGACCGAAGCCAAGAAGGAGCTGGTGGACATGGTCAAGGCGGTTTCGCGCACCCTGGGCAATACCCCGGCGGTTTGCCGCAAGTGCTACATCCATCCCGGCGTGCTCGACGCCTTTCTCGCCGGGGATCTCGGCACCCTGCCCAGACCGCGCAAGCGCAAGGGACTCAAGGAGGAAGAGGTGTTGCTGCTCAATTTCCTCCAGCGCCTGGAGCAGCGGGTAGCGCAGACACAGGCGGCCTGA
- a CDS encoding MurR/RpiR family transcriptional regulator, protein MDRASTLLQTIQTRIGELNRAERKVAEVILQNPRQATRYTIAALAQAAQVSEPTVNRFCRSLGVSGYPEMKIQLAQSIASGAVYVSQAVAANDEPEAYAEKIFSSTIASLDSARQRLDAKVVDRAVDLMIQARQIHFFGLGASAPVALDAQHKFFRFNMAVSAHSDVLMQRMLASIAQTGELFVIISYTGRTRELVDVAKVARDNGASVLGLTASNTPLAKVCTLSLDIPLPEDTDIYMPMTSRIIQLTVLDILATGVTLKRGVDFQPHLRKVKESLVATRYPSEPDQG, encoded by the coding sequence ATGGATCGTGCCAGCACCCTGCTGCAAACCATCCAGACCCGTATCGGCGAACTCAACCGTGCGGAACGCAAGGTCGCCGAGGTCATCCTGCAGAATCCCCGGCAGGCCACGCGCTACACCATCGCGGCCCTGGCCCAGGCGGCGCAGGTCAGCGAACCCACGGTCAATCGCTTCTGCCGCTCCCTGGGCGTGAGTGGCTATCCAGAGATGAAGATCCAGCTGGCGCAGAGCATCGCCAGCGGTGCGGTCTACGTGAGCCAGGCGGTGGCGGCCAATGACGAACCCGAAGCCTACGCCGAGAAGATCTTCAGCAGCACCATCGCCTCCCTCGACAGCGCTCGCCAGCGGCTGGACGCCAAGGTGGTGGATCGGGCGGTCGACCTGATGATTCAGGCCCGGCAGATCCATTTCTTCGGCCTGGGTGCCTCGGCACCGGTAGCCCTGGATGCCCAGCACAAGTTCTTCCGCTTCAACATGGCGGTGTCGGCGCATTCGGACGTGCTGATGCAGCGGATGCTGGCGTCCATCGCCCAGACCGGCGAGCTGTTCGTGATCATTTCCTACACGGGTCGCACCCGCGAGCTGGTGGACGTGGCCAAGGTGGCACGGGACAACGGCGCCTCGGTACTCGGCCTGACCGCCAGCAACACGCCGCTGGCCAAGGTCTGCACCCTGAGTCTGGACATCCCGCTGCCGGAAGACACCGACATCTACATGCCCATGACCTCGCGGATCATCCAGCTCACCGTACTGGACATCCTGGCCACCGGGGTGACGCTCAAGCGCGGCGTGGATTTCCAGCCGCACCTGCGCAAGGTCAAGGAAAGCCTGGTGGCGACGCGTTACCCCTCGGAGCCCGACCAGGGCTAA